In the Populus trichocarpa isolate Nisqually-1 chromosome 8, P.trichocarpa_v4.1, whole genome shotgun sequence genome, agCAGAGGTTAAATTTACCCAAGGAAGACCATTATGCCTTTCGGATTAGTCTCAGCATGGAACAAGCGACGGAGAAGCAAGTCCCAAGATCACTCGGACCCTTGTACGTCCTCctactctcttcttcttttgataACCTCCAAAATTTCTCACCCAATTTTGCTAATTTAAAAACAGCAGtttcatattttgaaaatttgtgccCCCACTTTCCAGGGGTTTATAAACCTGTGGAGTTTTGGCAACTTGAAGATCAAGCAACTCAAACCACAAAGCGAAGCCATGGATCATCGGTTTTCACACTCAAGGAGATGGAAGAGGCAACGTGCTCTTTCAGTGAAAAAAATTTGCTTGGAAAAGGGGGATTTGGCCGAGTTTATAGGGGCATCCTGCGGTCAGGAGAGGTACTTCTTTCTAACAGAATTTTATCATGCTCGGAAAAAAAAAGCCTGTGATatggtggttgttttttaacaCAAACATGATCGTTCAAATAAAAGTCTGTAATGACAATTAGGCTAAAATTCTGAACTTCCCAAATAGATATATAGCTGACGCATGCAGTTTTAGTTCCCAGCTCTCGGAAACCTTCAGCAAATTTAGTCCCTATTTAatataaagaacaaaacaaagaagGGTTAAATCCAGTTTTAGAGAAACATACAAACTTGCTTCTCTTCTGTAATCTGAAGGTTGTAGCAATCAAGAAAATGGATCTGCCAACATTCAAAGAAGCTGAAGGGGAAAGGGAGTTTCGTGTAGAAGTTGACATCTTGAGCAGGCTTGAGCACCCAAATCTGGTTTCCTTGATTGGATATTGTGCTGATGGGAAGCACAGGTTTCTGGTGTATGAATATCTGCAAAATGGGAATCTGCAGGATCATTTAAATGGTCAGTTTATCACTCAAAATCCTATTCTCATTCCCCACTTGTTAATTGCACATCTAGTAATCTGCATCTGAATTCTAGGATTTGGAAAAGCAAAAGTAGATTGGCCCTCGAGGTTAAAAGTGGCACTCGGAGCAGCAAGGGGACTTGCTTATCTACATTCAAGTTCTGTTGGCGTACCAATTGTTCACAGAGATTTTAAGTCCACCAACATTCTtctaaatgaaaattttgaagcAAAGGTAACAATTATGAGTCTTTCTAATAATCTCAACTAACCCACAAATGCTTATGTCCCATATTACCAGGGAGGTTCATAATTACTgctgataaaaaaattgttacttACAAATATCACAATGAAAAGCATATAGTTAAACTTTGTATCCCTATCCTTTACAGATATCTGATTTTGGTCTTGCGAAGTTGATGCCGGAGGGCCAGGAGACATTTGTTACTGCAAGAGTACTCGGAACATTTGGGTATTTTGATCCCGAGTATACATCAGTAAgcacttttatttaatttcttgattgcaTGTCTAAACAGCGATTACTGTTGTTTAACAacaatttctatttcttttcatgaATAAACTCGTAATTAAGATATAAGGTTCATGTTTAGCCATCACAATAATACCTGTTTAACATATTTAGCCATGGCCAGTTTGCAACATCACTTAAGCATGGTGATTAGACAGGCATGTACTAGGAAGAAATGTTTCTTGATAGCTAAGGAATTATGAGTTCTAACTAGACGAACCTAATTAGCCTTAAGAGTTAACTACTCACTTCTTTGATAGACTAGTTTGAGTTGTGCCGCCTTACTTGATAAAATCTAGGCTCCGAAGAAACACAAGCAAGGAACAAACGAAATTAGCAACTCTACAGAACTTGCTAGCTGTTGAAGATACGCTTTGTATTACAACCAATAAAGAAGGCAGGAAATTTGAACCGGCATTTCCAACAACTTTGCATTAATTGTTAGACTAAGAAATCTTTATCCAAAATTATTGTGCTAAACTATGCATTTAGACAAACTAAAATTTATCCTCACAGCTTTCTTTGGCATTATTTCTGGTTCATTTGCAactacaaaatcaaacaaacctTAAGTTATCAGTTGTGCAAACTCCAAGACAATTACAATGCTTCCTGCAATAATAAAACTCTTGGGTTTGTGACCAAACAGTGCATGTTCTGATGTTCACATTttgtttatcaaataaatacacAAATGCTGAAGATTCTTTCCAGATTCTCTTTCAGGAACGTTTACACCACAAACTCTCTAAACTCAGCCTGCCTAGAATCACATTAATCACCACCCAAGTTCTACTCTTGAACAGaacattttcaataaaaagCAGCACGATAAAACAAATTATCCTTCAGGGCAAGGATCTGAGAATCTCTGACAAACATCAAGCAACAGCTAGTTTGATTTTGAACCAAGTACAATAAAAACTCATCTTTCTTCATTATCAACTTAACTCAACTTAGTTAGGCACCTAGGCCTTCAAATCCTCGATCCCTAATTAGTTGGAGTCTACGCCTTAGATGAAGTCAGAACTATTGCAGAACAATCTTCAGTCCTGAATAGTACTTTTTGCTGCTTAGCTTGATTTGCAAATCGGATCTGAGGATTAGCCCGTTTCTTTTAATGGCAGACAGGGAACCTCACTTTACAAAGTGATGTTTATGCATTTGGAGTGGTTCTTCTTGAGCTCTTAACTGGACGTCGAGCAGTGGACTTAAACCAGGGACCGAGTGATCAAAACCTTGTCCTACAGGTACGACAAATTCATCCCAACAGATTTTCTGCTATAGTTTCAAGGATAAGAGAAGATTAGCCATGATCATAGCtgaaatactaattaaatgaTCCTTTACGTTCCAGGTTAGGCATATTTTGAATGATCGGAAGAAACTACGCAAGGTAATTGATCCAGAGCTTCGTCGGGGTTCATACACATTGGAATCTATAGCCATGTTTGCCAACCTGGCTTCACGCTGCATCCGCATTGAGAGCAGCAAGAGACCCTCCATGGCCGAATGTGTGAAAGAACTCCAGacaactatttatataaattcaaaacccATCGGCATGGGCATGATGACTTTCAAAATGGTCTAATAAAACCCCGATGGCTCGTCAGCATTGAAAGTGTCACATCAACAATGAAGATCCTTTATTTTTGCTTCATTTGGTTACTAAAACTTGGAAGGCAACAGACCTATGATTTTAAAAGTGGAAGCgcacaacaaagaaaatgattcaTTCTGGAGAAAGGATTATGGTAATTTAACTACAGCAGAAAATTTTAAGGCGGGCcaaaaaacatggttttaagGTAAAGAACTTGAACCATAAAAATGTAGAGAGCAAACAACTGAGAACCTACTACAATCAGCAAGAAACATTATTTGTATATTTGGTTGTGTCTAGCATCAACATtttgctttaattattttttccactTAATGACAACTTTTGTATATTATGTCATGTTGAAATAAACACATTCTTCAGCTGATAAAAGTTGTAATATGGCAGGTTCCATTGAGATTTCATAACCAAATTTAGAGGCACtggattccttttttttttcttgttttacttTATGTCCCAGCTTAATCTTAAACATATTAACATTCTGCCTTTCATATGTTTGATGCAGATTACCTGTAGCACTATAGGTATCCccataaatatgataaattacaagGAGATGCCAGACCATCGGATTGAATTCCTGgccaaaatcaaccaaattgGATAATCACCACAAGCTGGCCAGACTATACCCTGAAGGACCTGAACCAGAATCCAAATCTTGAATAAGGATAGTGCAGCGGACAATAATTCAAATATAGTAACAACAAGCAGAAAAAGCTTGAAAACAAAGATGTTCATGAGATTGATGAGAAAGTAAAGGAACGAAGTAGATGATAAACAAATGCAATTGACATGCAAGGGAGCTGCGTGAAAAATTGTGTCCAGTCAAGACAGTGTCTGATGTACCTCAGAAGCATACGTCATGACTTCAACATATCCAATTGTGAAGATAATTCTGTATCAGAGCCTGAAATATCAAGTTCGGAAGGATTTTTTAAGACTGCAA is a window encoding:
- the LOC18101543 gene encoding probable serine/threonine-protein kinase PBL28 isoform X1, whose product is MPFGLVSAWNKRRRSKSQDHSDPWVYKPVEFWQLEDQATQTTKRSHGSSVFTLKEMEEATCSFSEKNLLGKGGFGRVYRGILRSGEVVAIKKMDLPTFKEAEGEREFRVEVDILSRLEHPNLVSLIGYCADGKHRFLVYEYLQNGNLQDHLNGFGKAKVDWPSRLKVALGAARGLAYLHSSSVGVPIVHRDFKSTNILLNENFEAKISDFGLAKLMPEGQETFVTARVLGTFGYFDPEYTSTGNLTLQSDVYAFGVVLLELLTGRRAVDLNQGPSDQNLVLQVRHILNDRKKLRKVIDPELRRGSYTLESIAMFANLASRCIRIESSKRPSMAECVKELQTTIYINSKPIGMGMMTFKMV
- the LOC18101543 gene encoding probable serine/threonine-protein kinase PBL28 isoform X2 is translated as MPFGLVSAWNKRRRSKSQDHSDPWVYKPVEFWQLEDQATQTTKRSHGSSVFTLKEMEEATCSFSEKNLLGKGGFGRVYRGILRSGEVVAIKKMDLPTFKEAEGEREFRVEVDILSRLEHPNLVSLIGYCADGKHRFLVYEYLQNGNLQDHLNGFGKAKVDWPSRLKVALGAARGLAYLHSSSVGVPIVHRDFKSTNILLNENFEAKISDFGLAKLMPEGQETFVTARVLGTFGYFDPEYTSITCSTIGIPINMINYKEMPDHRIEFLAKINQIG